One stretch of Chitinophaga pendula DNA includes these proteins:
- a CDS encoding MFS transporter → MQTASKKVINGWAMYDWANSVYNLVITTTFFPIYFTSATHAHFGSENIPFFGKLFVNSALYDYALAAAFLLAAILSPILSSIADTRGNKKNFLRMFTLLGGISCSALYFFTGANVEYGVILFLLATLGYCGGLVFYNSYLPEIAIPEDRDRISAKGFALGYVGSVILQLIGFVLVAVKPFGLTDGSAVLVTFLLVGIWWIGFAQFTLRRLPDSVGSIQTHGGSVLTEGFTELKKVYAQVKVMPVLKRFLRGFFFYSMGVQTVMLAATLFGSKELNLPSTNLIITVVIIQVVAILGAWGMARLSGIFGNLKVLIGVVLAWIGICFAGYHMRTANDFYILATAVGLVMGGVQSLSRSTYAKLMPETKDTASFFSYYDVTEKLSIVIGMFSFGYIEELTGSMRNSVLALMLFFAIGLIWIVSALVKQRQEARVNA, encoded by the coding sequence ATGCAAACTGCCAGTAAAAAAGTCATCAATGGTTGGGCCATGTACGACTGGGCCAATTCTGTCTACAACCTGGTGATCACTACTACTTTCTTTCCTATTTATTTTACGAGTGCGACGCATGCTCATTTTGGCAGTGAGAACATTCCTTTTTTCGGGAAGTTGTTTGTGAATTCTGCCCTTTATGATTATGCCTTGGCGGCGGCCTTTTTACTGGCGGCGATCCTGTCTCCTATCCTTTCTTCAATTGCGGATACGCGAGGTAATAAAAAGAATTTTCTCCGCATGTTCACGTTGCTGGGAGGTATATCCTGTTCGGCATTGTATTTCTTCACCGGTGCCAATGTGGAGTATGGTGTTATTTTGTTTTTGCTGGCGACGCTGGGCTATTGCGGAGGGTTAGTGTTTTACAACTCCTATTTGCCGGAGATCGCGATTCCGGAGGACCGGGACCGTATTAGTGCGAAGGGGTTTGCATTAGGTTATGTAGGCAGTGTGATCTTGCAGCTGATTGGTTTTGTGTTGGTAGCGGTGAAACCTTTTGGCTTGACGGACGGTAGTGCGGTGCTGGTTACTTTCCTGCTGGTAGGTATCTGGTGGATCGGCTTTGCGCAGTTCACCCTGCGCCGGTTGCCGGACAGCGTGGGTAGTATACAGACACATGGTGGTAGTGTATTGACGGAAGGTTTTACGGAGTTGAAGAAAGTATATGCGCAGGTAAAAGTGATGCCTGTGCTGAAGCGTTTTCTTCGTGGTTTTTTCTTTTACAGCATGGGTGTGCAGACGGTGATGCTGGCGGCTACGCTGTTTGGCAGTAAGGAGTTGAATCTTCCCTCAACGAACCTGATCATCACGGTGGTGATCATACAGGTGGTGGCTATCTTAGGCGCCTGGGGTATGGCACGGTTGTCCGGCATTTTCGGTAACCTGAAAGTACTGATAGGTGTGGTATTGGCCTGGATAGGTATTTGTTTTGCAGGTTATCATATGCGTACTGCCAATGATTTTTATATACTGGCTACAGCGGTAGGCCTGGTGATGGGAGGTGTGCAGTCACTTAGTCGCAGTACCTATGCCAAGCTGATGCCGGAGACGAAGGACACCGCCTCTTTTTTCAGTTATTATGATGTAACGGAGAAGTTGTCGATCGTGATCGGCATGTTCAGTTTTGGTTATATAGAGGAGTTGACGGGCAGCATGCGTAACTCAGTGCTGGCGTTGATGTTATTCTTTGCTATTGGTTTGATCTGGATTGTCTCTGCGTTGGTGAAGCAGCGGCAGGAAGCGAGGGTCAACGCATAG
- the lpxA gene encoding acyl-ACP--UDP-N-acetylglucosamine O-acyltransferase, giving the protein MIHPLTYIHPDAKVAPNVKIDPFTVIHKNVEIGEGTWIGSNVTIMEGARIGKNCRIFPGSVISAIPQDLKFAGEETIVEIGDNTTIREFVTINRGTKDKWKTSIGKHCLIMAYCHIAHDCIIGDYCIFSNNTTLAGHITIGDHVVLAGMVAVQQFCKIGQHAFVTGGSLVRKDVPPYVKAAREPLSYVGVNSIGLKRRGFSIEKINHILDIYRVIFVKNNNVSKAISLLEAEFPATDERDEILSFIRDSGRGIMKGYTTRSNNDDLP; this is encoded by the coding sequence ATGATTCATCCGCTTACATACATTCATCCGGATGCCAAGGTGGCGCCAAATGTAAAGATAGATCCGTTCACGGTCATTCATAAAAACGTAGAGATCGGCGAGGGCACGTGGATCGGTTCTAACGTTACTATTATGGAAGGCGCCCGTATCGGCAAGAACTGCCGTATATTTCCGGGATCTGTTATTTCTGCTATTCCGCAGGATCTGAAGTTTGCAGGGGAAGAGACGATTGTGGAGATTGGTGACAATACGACTATCCGTGAGTTTGTGACGATCAACCGTGGTACTAAAGACAAATGGAAGACCTCAATTGGCAAACATTGTCTGATCATGGCATATTGCCATATTGCGCATGACTGCATCATCGGGGATTACTGTATTTTCTCGAACAATACGACGCTGGCTGGTCACATTACTATAGGTGATCATGTGGTGTTGGCGGGTATGGTTGCTGTGCAGCAGTTCTGTAAGATAGGGCAACATGCTTTTGTGACTGGTGGTTCGCTGGTACGGAAGGATGTACCTCCTTATGTAAAGGCTGCGCGTGAGCCGTTGTCTTATGTGGGTGTGAACTCTATAGGGCTGAAGCGTCGTGGATTCTCTATTGAGAAGATCAATCATATTCTGGATATATACCGTGTGATCTTTGTAAAGAACAACAACGTTTCTAAAGCGATCAGTCTTCTGGAGGCTGAGTTTCCGGCTACTGATGAGCGGGATGAGATCTTATCATTCATCCGTGATTCCGGCCGAGGTATCATGAAAGGTTATACTACGCGATCTAATAATGACGATCTCCCTTAA
- a CDS encoding HD domain-containing protein, translating to MTERKRKIVNDPVYGFITIDHPLIFTLISHPYYQRLRRIHQMALAHLVYPGAMHTRFHHSMGAYHLMSCALQELRGKGVHITQQEEVAAKMAILLHDVGHGPYSHALENGIIEGVSHEEISQWLMEDLNREMGGALTLTLEIFNGRYHKQFLHQLVSSQLDVDRMDYLNRDSFYTGVSEGVISYDRIIKMLTVHHGELMVEEKGIYSIEKFIVARRLMYWQVYLHKTVLSAENMLVKILRRAKQLALAGEPLFASPALSYFLYNTITAANFEEEPACLQQFCLLDDYDIMGAIKVWANHTDKVLSLLCKSLINRKLLKCILHSEPFGEDAIALLKEKVAKEWGISGPDLDYFVFTGTASLRAYNVSDEKINILFKDGTVKDISSIDNALVSHTLAIPVKKFYICHPKI from the coding sequence ATGACCGAACGCAAGCGTAAAATTGTAAATGATCCGGTATATGGCTTCATTACTATCGATCATCCACTGATCTTCACCCTTATCTCCCACCCCTATTATCAGCGGTTAAGGCGGATACACCAGATGGCCCTGGCTCATTTAGTATATCCGGGGGCGATGCATACGCGTTTTCATCATAGTATGGGGGCGTATCATCTGATGAGTTGTGCTTTGCAGGAGTTGCGGGGTAAGGGGGTGCATATTACGCAGCAGGAGGAGGTGGCGGCAAAAATGGCTATATTGTTGCATGATGTGGGTCACGGTCCTTACAGTCATGCTTTGGAGAACGGGATTATAGAGGGAGTTTCTCATGAGGAGATTTCGCAATGGCTGATGGAGGATTTGAACAGGGAGATGGGCGGGGCGTTGACGCTGACATTGGAGATATTTAACGGCAGGTACCACAAGCAGTTTCTTCATCAATTGGTTTCCAGCCAATTAGATGTAGACCGGATGGATTATCTGAACAGGGATAGTTTTTATACGGGTGTATCGGAGGGGGTGATCAGTTATGACCGGATCATCAAGATGCTGACGGTACATCATGGGGAGTTGATGGTGGAGGAGAAGGGTATTTATTCGATTGAGAAGTTCATTGTGGCCCGGCGGCTGATGTACTGGCAGGTGTATTTGCATAAGACGGTGCTCAGTGCGGAGAATATGCTGGTGAAGATATTGCGGCGGGCGAAGCAACTGGCCTTAGCGGGTGAGCCATTGTTTGCCTCTCCGGCATTATCATATTTTCTTTATAATACGATCACAGCTGCTAATTTTGAAGAAGAGCCGGCTTGTCTGCAACAGTTCTGTCTCCTGGATGATTATGACATTATGGGGGCGATCAAGGTGTGGGCTAATCATACGGACAAGGTGCTGTCGTTACTATGTAAGTCTTTAATTAACAGGAAGTTATTAAAATGCATTCTTCACAGTGAGCCATTTGGGGAGGATGCTATTGCGCTGCTTAAGGAGAAAGTAGCGAAGGAATGGGGGATTTCGGGTCCTGATCTGGATTACTTTGTATTTACGGGAACGGCCAGTTTGCGGGCATATAACGTAAGTGACGAGAAGATCAACATCTTGTTTAAAGATGGTACGGTCAAGGACATATCCTCTATAGATAATGCATTAGTTAGCCATACCTTGGCTATACCAGTAAAAAAATTCTACATTTGTCATCCAAAAATCTAG
- a CDS encoding MBL fold metallo-hydrolase translates to MKLYTIDTGFFKLDGGAMFGVVPKSIWNKLNPADENNLCTWAMRCLLIEDGNRLILIDNGIGDKQDEKFFSHYYLHGDATLDKSLAQHGFHRDDITDVFLTHLHFDHCGGSIIRSGERLLPAFKNATYWSNEAHWKWATQPNDREKASFLKENILPIQESGQLQFVVQEEGVKFTDHMQIRFAHGHTDAMMLPQLRYKDKTIVYMADLLPSTGHIPLPYVMAYDMFPLTTLQEKKRFLEEAQQQQYILYLEHDPLHACCTLQLTDRGIRVGETFSLNEI, encoded by the coding sequence ATGAAACTATATACGATTGATACGGGCTTTTTTAAATTGGACGGCGGCGCAATGTTTGGCGTAGTGCCTAAGAGTATCTGGAACAAGCTGAACCCTGCGGATGAGAATAACCTGTGCACCTGGGCGATGCGTTGTCTGCTGATAGAAGACGGTAACCGGTTAATATTGATAGACAATGGCATAGGTGACAAGCAAGATGAAAAGTTCTTCAGCCATTACTACCTGCATGGAGATGCTACGTTAGATAAATCGCTTGCACAACACGGTTTTCACCGGGATGATATTACGGATGTCTTTTTGACTCACCTGCACTTTGATCACTGTGGTGGTTCTATTATCCGGTCGGGAGAGCGGTTGCTTCCTGCGTTTAAGAACGCTACTTACTGGAGTAATGAAGCGCATTGGAAATGGGCGACTCAGCCTAATGACCGTGAGAAGGCTTCTTTTCTGAAAGAGAATATCCTGCCTATACAGGAAAGCGGTCAGCTACAGTTTGTGGTGCAGGAAGAAGGTGTCAAATTTACAGATCATATGCAGATCCGTTTTGCGCACGGGCATACTGATGCTATGATGCTGCCGCAGCTACGCTATAAGGACAAAACGATCGTTTACATGGCAGACCTCCTGCCCTCTACCGGGCATATCCCTCTCCCCTATGTGATGGCCTATGACATGTTCCCACTTACTACATTACAGGAAAAGAAACGTTTCCTGGAGGAGGCGCAGCAGCAGCAATATATTCTTTACCTGGAGCATGATCCGCTTCATGCATGTTGCACTTTACAGCTAACAGATCGTGGTATACGGGTGGGCGAGACTTTTTCCCTGAATGAAATTTAA
- the lpxD gene encoding UDP-3-O-(3-hydroxymyristoyl)glucosamine N-acyltransferase, with protein sequence MQFSALQLATMLDGKLEGNPEVKVSNIAKIEEAAEGMLSFIANPKYEEFIYTTQASVLIVNETLVTERPVKPTLIRVKDAYSSFALLLEKYKQMVGNKTGIQQPSYIPSSVKVGSNVFVGAFAYLGEHVVLGDNVKIYPGVYLGDHVVVHNDAVIYPGVKVYDNCVVGKRVILHAGCVIGGDGFGFAPQPDGTYKKVPQIGNVVIHDDVEIGANTTIDRATMGSTVIRQGAKLDNLIQVAHNVDIGTNTVIAAQTGVSGSTKVGQNCVIGGQVGMVGHIQIADGTKINAQSGLSKSIVDQNTSLNGSPAFDYKSSLKSQAIFRNLPDLDRRVKELEAMVKQLLSEREGV encoded by the coding sequence ATGCAATTTAGCGCATTACAATTAGCCACCATGTTGGATGGTAAGCTGGAGGGGAATCCCGAAGTGAAAGTGAGCAATATAGCCAAGATAGAGGAAGCAGCTGAGGGCATGCTGAGCTTTATTGCGAATCCTAAATACGAAGAATTCATCTATACTACACAGGCATCGGTACTGATAGTGAATGAGACGTTGGTAACGGAGCGTCCGGTGAAGCCTACGTTGATCCGGGTAAAGGATGCTTACAGCAGTTTTGCTTTGTTATTGGAGAAATACAAGCAGATGGTGGGTAATAAGACGGGGATACAGCAGCCCTCTTATATTCCATCCAGTGTGAAGGTTGGTTCTAATGTGTTTGTGGGTGCTTTTGCTTATTTGGGTGAGCATGTGGTGTTGGGAGACAATGTGAAGATCTATCCAGGGGTATATTTAGGGGATCATGTGGTGGTGCATAATGATGCGGTGATTTATCCGGGCGTGAAGGTGTATGACAATTGTGTGGTGGGTAAGCGAGTGATCTTGCATGCGGGTTGTGTGATAGGCGGGGATGGTTTTGGATTTGCGCCGCAACCTGACGGGACTTATAAGAAGGTACCTCAGATCGGCAATGTAGTGATACATGATGATGTGGAGATAGGGGCGAATACGACCATAGACCGTGCTACTATGGGTTCTACTGTTATCCGCCAGGGGGCTAAGCTGGACAATCTGATTCAGGTGGCGCACAATGTGGATATCGGCACGAATACAGTTATTGCTGCGCAGACGGGTGTATCGGGTAGTACCAAGGTGGGTCAGAATTGTGTGATTGGGGGCCAGGTGGGTATGGTAGGTCATATCCAGATTGCGGATGGTACGAAGATCAATGCGCAGAGTGGTTTATCCAAGTCCATTGTAGATCAGAATACATCGTTGAATGGTTCACCGGCTTTTGATTACAAAAGTTCACTAAAAAGTCAGGCAATTTTTAGAAATTTGCCGGACCTTGACCGCAGGGTGAAGGAGCTGGAGGCCATGGTAAAACAATTACTTTCCGAGCGGGAAGGAGTTTGA
- the porX gene encoding T9SS response regulator signal transducer PorX — protein MSQINILWVDDEIESLKSQILFLENKGYKVAALTNGYDALEFLKEQMVDVVLLDESMPGITGLETLGKIKEIDQQIPVVMITKNEAENVMDEAIGSQITDYLIKPVNPNQVLLSLKKIIDNKRLIAERTTTAYQQEFRSLFMALNSNQDHREWMDLYKKLVYWEMEMSKSNSPEMMEVFNTQKAEANTEFAKFISRNYSSWVHPKAKGTDVPVMSHTLFSEKILPALDEEASNFFILIDNLRYDQWKAILPIFLESFRLLEEDTFYSILPTSTQYSRNAIFAGMMPVDIEQKFPVQWKNDDEEGGKNLYEEEFFAAQLARHRKDIRFSYTKVINHSDGQHLLNNVHNLMDYQLNIIVYNFVDMLSHARTEMEVLKELANDEASYRSITASWFEHSPLHQALKRIADKKINLIIATDHGSVRVKTPVKVIGDKQTTTNLRYKHGRNLNYDPKEVLAFRDPKEAGLPKPNVNSSYIFARGDGYLCYPNNYNYFVNYYRNTFQHGGISLEEMIVPVARLVSK, from the coding sequence ATGAGTCAAATAAATATACTCTGGGTTGATGATGAGATAGAGTCCCTAAAATCACAGATACTGTTCCTCGAAAATAAAGGCTATAAAGTAGCAGCCCTCACCAATGGCTACGACGCACTCGAGTTCCTGAAAGAACAAATGGTAGATGTCGTCCTCCTCGACGAATCCATGCCCGGCATCACCGGCCTCGAAACCCTGGGAAAGATCAAAGAGATCGACCAGCAGATACCCGTAGTTATGATCACCAAAAATGAAGCAGAAAACGTCATGGACGAAGCCATCGGCTCCCAGATCACCGACTACCTCATCAAACCGGTCAATCCCAACCAGGTACTACTCTCCCTCAAAAAGATCATCGATAATAAACGCCTCATAGCAGAACGAACCACCACCGCCTATCAACAGGAATTCCGCTCCCTCTTTATGGCCCTGAACTCCAACCAGGACCATCGCGAATGGATGGACCTCTATAAAAAACTGGTCTACTGGGAAATGGAAATGTCCAAAAGTAACAGCCCGGAAATGATGGAGGTCTTCAATACACAAAAAGCCGAAGCCAATACCGAATTCGCCAAGTTCATCAGCCGTAACTACAGCAGCTGGGTACATCCTAAAGCCAAAGGCACCGATGTCCCCGTCATGTCTCATACCCTGTTCTCCGAAAAAATATTACCCGCATTGGATGAAGAAGCATCTAACTTCTTCATCCTCATAGATAATCTGCGCTACGATCAATGGAAGGCCATCCTTCCCATCTTCCTCGAATCCTTCCGGCTCCTGGAAGAAGATACCTTCTACAGCATCCTGCCTACCTCCACCCAATATAGCCGCAATGCCATATTCGCTGGCATGATGCCCGTAGATATAGAACAGAAATTCCCGGTACAATGGAAAAATGATGACGAAGAAGGAGGAAAGAACCTCTATGAAGAAGAGTTTTTTGCCGCCCAGCTGGCCCGGCACCGTAAAGACATCCGGTTCTCCTATACAAAAGTCATCAATCACAGCGACGGACAACACCTGCTTAATAATGTCCATAACCTGATGGACTACCAGCTGAATATCATCGTATACAACTTCGTAGATATGCTCAGCCATGCCCGTACAGAAATGGAAGTGCTCAAAGAACTGGCCAACGACGAAGCCTCCTACCGCTCCATCACCGCCAGCTGGTTCGAACACTCCCCCCTGCACCAGGCACTGAAACGTATCGCCGATAAAAAGATCAACCTCATCATCGCTACCGACCACGGCAGCGTAAGAGTGAAAACACCGGTAAAAGTGATCGGCGATAAACAAACTACCACCAACCTCCGCTATAAACATGGCCGTAACCTCAACTACGATCCCAAGGAAGTACTCGCCTTCCGCGATCCGAAAGAAGCAGGCCTGCCCAAACCCAATGTCAATTCCTCCTATATATTCGCCCGCGGAGATGGCTACCTCTGCTATCCAAATAACTATAACTACTTCGTAAACTATTACCGCAATACCTTCCAGCACGGGGGCATATCCCTGGAAGAAATGATCGTACCGGTCGCCCGGCTCGTCAGCAAATAA
- a CDS encoding bifunctional UDP-3-O-[3-hydroxymyristoyl] N-acetylglucosamine deacetylase/3-hydroxyacyl-ACP dehydratase produces MMENQQLQNQHTLKEAITISGVGLHTGAHVNMTLKPANPGFGIKFQRIDLPGQPVVKADVDYVVDTTRSTTLEHNGARVSTVEHIMAALAGTGVDNALVELDGGEIPIMDGSAQPFVEAIEKVGLQDQDAKKIYYSIDTNISYNDEGKQVEMVALPAIDYRITCLIDFNSPVLGTQHANLKGIQEFNKEIAPCRTFCFLHELEYQLSLNLIKGGDINNAIVVVDRPVSEEELQRLAKAFNREKISVQREGILNNIELRFPNEPARHKLLDVVGDLALIGVPIKAHIIANRPGHASNVEFARKIKAYIKKNKHARDIPIYDPNQPPVFDIRRIQRTLPHRYPFLLVDKIIELSDNQVIGIKNVTINEPFFQGHFPGNPVMPGVLQVEALTQVGGMLALNTVPDPENYDTYFLKIDNCKFKQKVLPGDTMILKMDLLSPIRRGIVEMRGTVFIGNKIATEADLVAQIIKTREGTNNS; encoded by the coding sequence ATGATGGAAAATCAACAGTTGCAAAACCAGCACACCCTGAAGGAGGCAATTACTATTTCGGGTGTTGGATTGCATACGGGAGCCCACGTAAATATGACGCTCAAGCCGGCGAATCCCGGTTTTGGCATTAAGTTTCAGCGCATCGATCTGCCTGGTCAACCAGTTGTAAAGGCGGATGTAGACTATGTAGTAGATACCACCCGTAGCACTACCCTGGAGCATAACGGAGCCCGGGTAAGTACGGTAGAACATATCATGGCAGCACTGGCCGGCACTGGTGTTGACAATGCACTGGTAGAGCTGGATGGGGGAGAGATCCCTATTATGGATGGCAGTGCACAACCTTTTGTGGAGGCGATAGAAAAGGTAGGGTTACAGGATCAGGATGCGAAGAAGATCTATTATTCTATAGATACGAATATCAGTTATAACGATGAGGGGAAGCAGGTAGAGATGGTGGCCTTGCCGGCTATCGATTACCGGATCACGTGTCTGATCGACTTTAACTCTCCGGTGTTGGGTACGCAGCATGCGAATCTGAAGGGCATACAGGAGTTTAACAAGGAGATTGCTCCTTGTCGTACTTTCTGTTTTCTGCATGAGTTAGAGTATCAGTTGTCGCTGAACCTGATTAAGGGTGGTGATATTAACAATGCGATTGTGGTGGTGGACCGTCCTGTTAGTGAGGAGGAGTTGCAACGGCTGGCGAAGGCGTTCAACCGGGAGAAGATATCTGTGCAACGGGAAGGTATATTGAACAATATAGAGTTGCGTTTTCCGAATGAGCCGGCTCGTCATAAGTTGTTGGATGTGGTAGGAGATCTGGCGTTGATTGGTGTTCCTATCAAGGCGCATATTATTGCCAATCGTCCGGGTCATGCTTCGAATGTGGAGTTTGCCCGAAAGATCAAGGCTTATATCAAGAAGAACAAACATGCCCGGGATATTCCTATTTATGATCCGAATCAACCGCCGGTGTTTGACATTCGTCGTATACAGCGTACGTTGCCGCACCGTTATCCGTTTCTGCTGGTGGACAAGATCATCGAGTTGTCTGACAACCAGGTAATTGGTATTAAGAATGTGACGATCAACGAGCCATTTTTCCAGGGGCATTTTCCAGGTAATCCTGTAATGCCTGGGGTGTTGCAGGTGGAGGCGTTGACGCAGGTAGGCGGTATGCTGGCATTGAATACGGTACCGGACCCGGAGAACTATGACACATATTTTCTAAAGATAGACAACTGTAAATTCAAGCAAAAGGTATTACCCGGCGACACGATGATCCTGAAGATGGATCTGTTAAGTCCGATCAGGAGGGGTATTGTAGAAATGCGGGGAACAGTATTTATTGGAAACAAAATAGCTACCGAGGCTGATCTGGTGGCACAGATTATAAAAACAAGAGAAGGCACAAATAACAGCTAA
- a CDS encoding ABC transporter ATP-binding protein: protein MTISLNQVGKRFNYDWIFRRVTATFERGGRYAILGSNGSGKSTLLQVISGHLHHNEGTIQYQTPEKSIGNDAFFRYFALSAPYQELVEEFTLAECIDFHLKFKTFLPGITIQQAVAAVGLEKAMDKQIRYFSSGMKQRIKLSLAIFSDVPVLLLDEPCTNLDAAGVAIYQQLLRDHLGERLLIVSSNDEQEYFLCEQHIHIQDYK from the coding sequence ATGACGATCTCCCTTAATCAGGTTGGCAAGCGATTTAACTACGATTGGATCTTCCGTCGGGTTACCGCTACTTTTGAGCGAGGCGGGCGATATGCGATACTAGGTTCCAATGGATCCGGCAAGTCGACGCTTTTGCAAGTGATCAGCGGCCATCTGCATCATAATGAGGGGACGATTCAATATCAAACACCGGAAAAGTCTATTGGCAACGATGCATTTTTCCGGTATTTTGCACTTTCCGCCCCTTACCAGGAACTGGTAGAGGAGTTTACCCTAGCGGAGTGTATTGACTTCCATTTAAAATTCAAGACTTTCCTTCCTGGTATTACTATTCAGCAAGCCGTTGCGGCGGTAGGGCTGGAGAAAGCGATGGATAAGCAGATCCGTTATTTTTCTTCCGGCATGAAGCAGCGTATCAAGCTGTCTTTGGCGATCTTTTCAGATGTGCCTGTATTGTTGCTGGATGAGCCGTGTACCAATCTGGATGCTGCCGGTGTGGCCATTTATCAGCAGTTATTGCGGGATCACCTGGGAGAGCGGTTACTGATCGTCAGTTCTAACGACGAGCAGGAGTATTTTCTTTGCGAGCAGCATATCCATATACAGGATTATAAATAA
- a CDS encoding co-chaperone GroES, translating into MAIHLTIDNKLKKLIVVGDRVLVKPSTPHERTESGLYLPPGVQDREKVQQGYVIKTGPGYAIPVPAEDDEVWKPADEKVKYIPLQAREGDLAIFLLGGSTEVVYQGEKYFIVPQNAILMLEREEDL; encoded by the coding sequence ATGGCGATTCATCTTACAATAGACAACAAATTGAAGAAGCTGATCGTAGTAGGCGACCGGGTGCTGGTAAAGCCTTCGACCCCACATGAACGGACAGAAAGCGGGTTGTATCTGCCTCCTGGTGTACAGGATCGGGAGAAGGTGCAGCAGGGGTATGTGATCAAAACCGGTCCCGGTTATGCGATCCCTGTTCCGGCGGAGGATGATGAAGTGTGGAAGCCGGCAGATGAAAAGGTGAAATACATTCCTTTGCAGGCCAGAGAAGGTGATTTAGCCATCTTTTTACTAGGTGGGTCTACCGAGGTGGTATATCAGGGAGAGAAGTACTTTATCGTACCTCAGAACGCGATCCTGATGCTGGAGCGCGAAGAAGATCTCTGA